A region from the Lolium perenne isolate Kyuss_39 chromosome 4, Kyuss_2.0, whole genome shotgun sequence genome encodes:
- the LOC127294016 gene encoding serine carboxypeptidase-like 19 isoform X3 — protein MEPQRVFFLLLCFFPALHPFCSAEAAPTLVTSLPGFDGALPFRLETGYVTVDEENGAELFYYFIESDGDPRRDPVVLWLTGGDRCSVLSGLFFEIGPLKFIIEPYEQNGTVPRLQYHPYSWTKVASILFVDSPVGAGFSFSRNPKGYDVGDVSSSLQLKTFITKWFTEHPDYLANPFYVGGDSLGGKLVPFLAQKISEDIEAGSSPVINLKGYLVGNPATGESIDGESRVPFLHGMGIISDQLYETINEHCQAGKYLTPKNMLCAQAMAKFDILYDEISHPHVLYKKCFYVSPRPNSATIERKILKEEAGVLKSPPPRPPMDCQNYGNYLSYFWANNNITRETLGIRKGTKDEWVRCHDGDLPYSSDIMSSIKYHRNMTTRGYRALVYSGDHDAVIPFLGTQSWVRSLNFPIVDEWRAWHLDGQSAGFTVTYTNNLTFATIKGGGHTAPEYQPERCLSMFSRWIYGGPL, from the exons ATGGAGCCCCAGCGTGTCTTCTTCCTCCTACTCTGCTTCTTCCCCGCTCTCCATCCTTTCTGCTCCGCCGAGGCGGCTCCGACGCTTGTCACCAGCCTTCCGGGCTTCGACGGCGCCCTCCCGTTCCGCCTCGAGACCGG GTACGTGACCGTGGACGAGGAGAATGGCGCCGAGCTCTTCTACTACTTCATCGAGTCCGACGGCGACCCGCGGCGCGACCCCGTCGTCCTCTGGCTCACCGGCGGCGACCGCTGCTCCGTGCTCAGCGGGCTCTTCTTCGAGATAG GTCCGTTGAAATTCATCATAGAGCCATACGAGCAGAACGGGACCGTGCCACGCCTGCAATACCACCCCTACTCATGGACCAAGGTCGCCAGCATCCTCTTCGTTGACTCGCCCGTCGGCGCCGGGTTTTCCTTCTCCCGGAACCCCAAGGGCTATGACGTTGGAGATGTCTCTTCTTCGCTGCAGCTAAAAACGTTTATCACCAAG TGGTTCACTGAGCATCCCGATTACCTCGCAAATCCTTTCTACGTCGGAGGAGACTCGCTCGGTGGAAAGCTTGTTCCCTTCCTCGCACAGAAGATCTCAGAAG ATATTGAAGCTGGCTCGAGCCCAGTAATTAATCTTAAG GGCTATCTGGTAGGCAACCCGGCTACAGGAGAAAGCATTGATGGTGAATCGAGAGTGCCATTTCTTCATGGAATGGGAATCATTTCAGACCAGCTGTATGAG ACGATAAACGAGCACTGCCAGGCAGGAAAATATCTCACCCCCAAGAACATGCTTTGCGCTCAAGCTATGGCAAAATTCGACATA CTGTATGATGAAATCTCTCATCCACACGTTTTGTATAAGAAGTGCTTTTATGTTTCTCCCCGCCCAAACAGTGCTACCATAGAAAGAAAGATCCTGAAGGAGGAAGCCGGAGTACTAAAAAGTCCACCACCTCGTCCTCCAATGGATTGCCAA AACTACGGTAATTACCTGTCGTATTTCTGGGCAAACAACAACATCACTAGGGAAACACTTGGGATAAGGAAG GGGACCAAGGACGAATGGGTCAGGTGCCACGATGGAGATCTACCGTATTCTTCAGACATCATGAGCAGCATAAAGTACCACCGTAATATGACGACAAGAGGTTATCGTGCCTTGGTATATAG TGGAGACCATGATGCTGTTATACCATTTCTGGGTACACAGTCTTGGGTGAGATCACTCAACTTCCCCATCGTGGATGAATGGCGAGCCTGGCATCTTGATGGACAGTCCGCGGG ATTCACGGTGACATACACAAATAACCTGACGTTTGCTACCATAAAG GGTGGTGGACATACTGCGCCGGAGTACCAACCAGAGAGATGCCTCTCTATGTTCAGCCGTTGGATTTATGGTGGACCCCTTTGA
- the LOC127294016 gene encoding serine carboxypeptidase-like 2 isoform X2, translating to MEPQRVFFLLLCFFPALHPFCSAEAAPTLVTSLPGFDGALPFRLETGYVTVDEENGAELFYYFIESERDPRRDPVLLWLTGGDRCSVLSALFFEIGPLKFIIEPYNQNGTVPRLRYHPYSWTKVASVLFIDSPVGAGFSFSRNSKGYDVGDVSSSLQLKTFLTKWFTEHPDYLENPFYLGGDSRGGLFVPFLAQKISEDIEAGLSPIINLKGYLVGNPGTGESIDSESRVPFLHGMGIISDQLYETIKEHCQPGDYLTPKNMLCAQAMDRFNTLYDEISHSHVLYKKCFYVSPRPNDPTIERKILKEEVRVLKTPPPRPPMDCQNYGNYLSYFWANNNITRETLGIRKGSKDEWVRCHDGDLPYYSDIKSSIKYHRNITTKGYRALVYSGDHDAVVPFLGTQSWVRSLNFPIVDEWRAWHLDGQSAGFTITYTNNLTFATIKGGGHTAPEFQPERCLSMFSRWIYGGPL from the exons ATGGAGCCCCAGCGTGTCTTCTTCCTCCTACTCTGCTTCTTCCCCGCTCTCCATCCTTTCTGCTCCGCCGAGGCGGCTCCGACGCTTGTCACCAGCCTTCCGGGCTTCGACGGCGCCCTCCCGTTCCGCCTCGAGACCGG GTATGTGACCGTGGATGAGGAAAACGGCGCCGAGCTCTTCTACTACTTCATCGAGTCCGAGCGCGACCCGCGGCGCGACCCCGTCCTCCTCTGGCTCACCGGCGGCGACCGCTGCTCCGTGCTCAGCGCGCTTTTCTTCGAGATAG GCCCGTTGAAATTCATCATAGAGCCATACAATCAGAATGGAACCGTCCCACGCCTGAGGTACCATCCCTACTCTTGGACCAAGGTCGCGAGTGTCTTGTTCATTGACTCGCCGGTCGGCGCCGGCTTTTCCTTCTCCCGGAACTCCAAGGGCTATGACGTTGGAGATGTCTCTTCTTCGCTGCAGCTCAAAACGTTTCTCACCAAG TGGTTCACTGAGCACCCGGATTACCTCGAAAATCCTTTCTACCTCGGAGGAGACTCGCGCGGTGGGTTGTTCGTTCCATTCCTCGCACAGAAGATCTCAGAAG ATATTGAAGCTGGATTGAGCCCGATAATTAATCTTAAG GGGTATCTGGTAGGCAACCCGGGTACAGGCGAAAGCATTGATAGTGAATCAAGAGTGCCATTTCTTCACGGAATGGGGATCATTTCAGACCAGCTGTACGAG ACAATAAAGGAGCACTGCCAACCAGGAGATTATCTCACCCCCAAGAATATGCTTTGCGCTCAAGCTATGGACAGATTCAACACA TTGTATGATGAAATCTCCCATTCACACGTTTTGTATAAGAAGTGCTTTTATGTGTCTCCCCGCCCGAACGACCCTACCATAGAAAGAAAGATCTTGAAGGAGGAAGTCAGAGTACTAAAAACTCCACCACCACGTCCTCCAATGGATTGCCAA AATTATGGTAACTACTTGTCGTATTTCTGGGCCAACAACAACATCACTAGGGAAACTCTTGGGATTAGGAAG GGGAGCAAGGACGAATGGGTGAGATGCCATGATGGAGATCTGCCGTATTATTCAGACATCAAGAGCAGCATAAAGTACCACCGTAATATAACGACAAAAGGTTATCGTGCCTTGGTTTACAG TGGAGACCATGATGCTGTTGTACCATTTCTGGGTACACAGTCTTGGGTGAGATCACTCAATTTCCCCATCGTGGATGAATGGAGAGCTTGGCATCTTGATGGACAATCCGCTGG ATTCACGATAACATACACGAATAACCTGACGTTCGCTACCATAAAG GGTGGTGGACACACTGCGCCGGAGTTCCAACCAGAGAGATGCCTCTCTATGTTCAGCCGTTGGATTTATGGTGGACCCCTTTGA
- the LOC127294016 gene encoding serine carboxypeptidase-like 19 isoform X1 encodes MEALVPGATLRLVFLLLFFFPALIPFFPAEAAPTLVTTLPGFDGDLPFRLETGYVTVDEENGAELFYYFIESDGDPRRDPVVLWLTGGDRCSVLSGLFFEIGPLKFIIEPYEQNGTVPRLQYHPYSWTKVASILFVDSPVGAGFSFSRNPKGYDVGDVSSSLQLKTFITKWFTEHPDYLANPFYVGGDSLGGKLVPFLAQKISEDIEAGSSPVINLKGYLVGNPATGESIDGESRVPFLHGMGIISDQLYETINEHCQAGKYLTPKNMLCAQAMAKFDILYDEISHPHVLYKKCFYVSPRPNSATIERKILKEEAGVLKSPPPRPPMDCQNYGNYLSYFWANNNITRETLGIRKGTKDEWVRCHDGDLPYSSDIMSSIKYHRNMTTRGYRALVYSGDHDAVIPFLGTQSWVRSLNFPIVDEWRAWHLDGQSAGFTVTYTNNLTFATIKGGGHTAPEYQPERCLSMFSRWIYGGPL; translated from the exons ATGGAGGCGCTAGTGCCAGGGGCGACCCTGCGGCTCGTCTTCCTCCTACTCTTCTTCTTCCCCGCTCTCATACCTTTCTTCCCCGCCGAGGCGGCTCCGACGCTGGTCACCACCCTTCCGGGCTTCGACGGCGACCTCCCGTTCCGCCTTGAGACCGG GTACGTGACCGTGGACGAGGAGAATGGCGCCGAGCTCTTCTACTACTTCATCGAGTCCGACGGCGACCCGCGGCGCGACCCCGTCGTCCTCTGGCTCACCGGCGGCGACCGCTGCTCCGTGCTCAGCGGGCTCTTCTTCGAGATAG GTCCGTTGAAATTCATCATAGAGCCATACGAGCAGAACGGGACCGTGCCACGCCTGCAATACCACCCCTACTCATGGACCAAGGTCGCCAGCATCCTCTTCGTTGACTCGCCCGTCGGCGCCGGGTTTTCCTTCTCCCGGAACCCCAAGGGCTATGACGTTGGAGATGTCTCTTCTTCGCTGCAGCTAAAAACGTTTATCACCAAG TGGTTCACTGAGCATCCCGATTACCTCGCAAATCCTTTCTACGTCGGAGGAGACTCGCTCGGTGGAAAGCTTGTTCCCTTCCTCGCACAGAAGATCTCAGAAG ATATTGAAGCTGGCTCGAGCCCAGTAATTAATCTTAAG GGCTATCTGGTAGGCAACCCGGCTACAGGAGAAAGCATTGATGGTGAATCGAGAGTGCCATTTCTTCATGGAATGGGAATCATTTCAGACCAGCTGTATGAG ACGATAAACGAGCACTGCCAGGCAGGAAAATATCTCACCCCCAAGAACATGCTTTGCGCTCAAGCTATGGCAAAATTCGACATA CTGTATGATGAAATCTCTCATCCACACGTTTTGTATAAGAAGTGCTTTTATGTTTCTCCCCGCCCAAACAGTGCTACCATAGAAAGAAAGATCCTGAAGGAGGAAGCCGGAGTACTAAAAAGTCCACCACCTCGTCCTCCAATGGATTGCCAA AACTACGGTAATTACCTGTCGTATTTCTGGGCAAACAACAACATCACTAGGGAAACACTTGGGATAAGGAAG GGGACCAAGGACGAATGGGTCAGGTGCCACGATGGAGATCTACCGTATTCTTCAGACATCATGAGCAGCATAAAGTACCACCGTAATATGACGACAAGAGGTTATCGTGCCTTGGTATATAG TGGAGACCATGATGCTGTTATACCATTTCTGGGTACACAGTCTTGGGTGAGATCACTCAACTTCCCCATCGTGGATGAATGGCGAGCCTGGCATCTTGATGGACAGTCCGCGGG ATTCACGGTGACATACACAAATAACCTGACGTTTGCTACCATAAAG GGTGGTGGACATACTGCGCCGGAGTACCAACCAGAGAGATGCCTCTCTATGTTCAGCCGTTGGATTTATGGTGGACCCCTTTGA